In one Candidatus Hydrogenedentota bacterium genomic region, the following are encoded:
- a CDS encoding ABC transporter permease — protein MSVGFVAEGIAVLIGVILGALAGYYRGKVDTVIMRFIEVMMCFPTFALILTLIALLPPSILNVMIVLGLTGWTGVARLVRGEFFKLREMDYAVAARASGLRDGWIMFRHLMPNALSPVLVSATFGVAGAILTESALSFLGFGVPPPTASWGELLSQSKSYLYQGVYWLVWFPGAQLFATVIAFNLVGEGLRDAMDPRMKE, from the coding sequence ATGTCGGTGGGATTTGTTGCGGAAGGCATCGCAGTGCTCATCGGCGTCATTCTCGGCGCGCTCGCGGGATACTACCGGGGTAAGGTCGACACGGTCATCATGCGGTTCATCGAAGTCATGATGTGCTTTCCGACCTTCGCTCTCATTCTCACCCTGATTGCCCTCCTGCCGCCGAGCATTCTGAATGTCATGATTGTGCTCGGCCTTACCGGGTGGACCGGCGTGGCCCGCCTCGTTCGCGGCGAATTCTTCAAGCTGCGCGAGATGGATTATGCCGTGGCCGCGCGCGCCAGCGGACTGCGGGACGGCTGGATCATGTTTCGGCACTTGATGCCGAACGCGCTGTCGCCCGTGCTGGTCAGCGCCACGTTTGGTGTGGCCGGCGCGATTCTCACGGAGTCCGCACTCAGTTTTCTCGGATTCGGCGTGCCCCCGCCAACGGCGAGCTGGGGCGAGTTGCTTTCGCAATCCAAGAGTTATCTCTACCAGGGCGTGTATTGGCTGGTGTGGTTCCCCGGCGCGCAACTGTTCGCGACAGTGATTGCATTCAACTTGGTTGGCGAGGGACTGCGCGACGCCATGGATCCACGAATGAAAGAATGA
- a CDS encoding GxxExxY protein, giving the protein MGLLYEELTGEILAACFEVSNELGPGFVESVYEKALCIALAERGIPFVAQAPIDVYFKGQSVGEFFADILVDNKVILELKAVKELAPEHQAQLINYLKATRKEVGLLINFGKPKLEYKRLHG; this is encoded by the coding sequence ATGGGCCTTTTATATGAGGAATTGACAGGAGAGATTTTGGCGGCGTGTTTTGAGGTGTCCAATGAACTGGGACCAGGATTTGTTGAATCGGTTTACGAAAAGGCGCTGTGCATTGCGCTTGCTGAGCGAGGGATTCCTTTTGTCGCACAAGCGCCTATTGATGTTTACTTCAAAGGGCAGTCGGTTGGAGAGTTCTTCGCCGATATACTTGTGGATAACAAGGTGATTCTGGAACTAAAAGCTGTCAAGGAGCTGGCGCCAGAACACCAAGCGCAGTTGATCAATTATCTGAAGGCGACACGAAAGGAAGTGGGACTGCTTATCAACTTTGGAAAGCCAAAGCTTGAGTATAAGCGCCTACATGGCTAA